A stretch of Candidatus Chlorobium masyuteum DNA encodes these proteins:
- a CDS encoding MFS transporter, with amino-acid sequence MTQKYKVFSWLLFDFANTSFSVMMVTFAFPLYFKNVICAGEPSGDALWGFSVSLSMLLVALISPVLGAAADYSGKRKRFLFVFTLTSVVATALLFFSGPGTALSAAALFILANMGFEGGLVFYDAYLKELASDKSLGRVSGYGFAMGYLGALSILLLMKPLLSGGIVLSNASNIRQSFLWVALFFALFATPLFLTLRDGKREVHSPLSLAAIGRSVKEVQYTVRHIMNYPDLARFLLAYFFYNDAILTVIAFSSIYAQNTFGFTTGELIVFFMLVQTTAIAGSVVFGFVTDRIGPKRTIVITLFIWFAVVLLAILSDSKELFFYTGMLAGLSMGSSQAASRSMMARLTPAEHVTEFFGFYDGTFGKASAIAGPLVFGLVSAQAGSQRVALGSLLLFFLTGLLLMTRVGSAGSRQALEA; translated from the coding sequence GTGACGCAGAAATACAAGGTGTTCTCCTGGCTGCTTTTTGATTTTGCCAATACCTCTTTCAGCGTGATGATGGTGACCTTTGCTTTTCCCCTCTACTTCAAGAATGTTATCTGCGCAGGGGAGCCTTCCGGCGATGCGCTCTGGGGCTTCAGCGTCAGCCTCTCGATGCTGCTTGTCGCGCTCATTTCCCCTGTGCTCGGTGCTGCGGCTGACTATTCAGGAAAACGAAAACGCTTTCTTTTCGTTTTCACCCTCACCTCGGTTGTTGCAACAGCCCTTCTTTTTTTTTCTGGACCAGGTACGGCACTCAGTGCTGCCGCACTCTTTATTCTTGCCAACATGGGATTTGAGGGCGGTCTGGTTTTTTATGACGCCTACCTCAAGGAGCTTGCCTCCGACAAGAGCCTCGGCAGGGTATCCGGCTATGGTTTTGCGATGGGCTATCTTGGTGCCCTCTCCATCCTGCTGCTTATGAAACCGCTTCTCAGCGGGGGTATTGTGCTCTCCAATGCATCGAATATCCGGCAGAGCTTTCTCTGGGTGGCACTTTTTTTTGCCCTGTTTGCCACACCGCTCTTTCTTACGCTCCGCGACGGGAAGAGGGAGGTGCACTCCCCGCTCTCTCTTGCGGCGATCGGTCGTTCCGTCAAAGAGGTGCAGTATACAGTTCGCCACATCATGAACTATCCCGATCTTGCCCGCTTCCTGCTGGCCTATTTTTTCTACAATGACGCTATTTTAACCGTCATCGCATTTTCGTCGATCTATGCCCAGAATACCTTCGGTTTTACAACCGGCGAGCTGATTGTCTTCTTTATGCTCGTCCAGACAACGGCGATTGCCGGTTCGGTTGTTTTCGGTTTTGTTACCGACAGGATCGGACCGAAACGTACCATTGTTATCACCCTTTTTATCTGGTTTGCGGTTGTATTGCTGGCTATTCTCTCCGACAGCAAGGAGCTCTTTTTTTATACCGGAATGCTTGCCGGTCTCTCAATGGGCTCCTCCCAGGCGGCTTCCCGCTCCATGATGGCCCGGCTTACACCGGCGGAACATGTTACCGAGTTTTTCGGTTTTTATGATGGCACCTTCGGCAAGGCTTCGGCCATAGCCGGTCCGCTTGTCTTTGGTCTTGTCTCTGCACAGGCAGGGAGTCAGCGGGTGGCTCTTGGTTCACTGCTGCTCTTTTTTTTAACAGGCCTCCTGCTTATGACAAGGGTGGGATCAGCCGGAAGCAGGCAGGCTCTTGAAGCGTGA
- a CDS encoding YihY family inner membrane protein: MLIKMKTGEERLKLQDGGHSGSVGYLRAFVPFFWKNFIHDRIFLGAGSLAFQTLLSIVPFLAVVLSILSVFAVFTPFKHNIEEFLVQNFMPGAGGILNHYLNDFIGKTATVPLLGGLFLFIIALSLISTIDHTLNEIWEVHSPRKMLQGFTLYWTVLTLGPVLIGSSLAAGSYVWYTVFTEGPMLEVKTRLLSFLPFINSVVAFFLLYMLVPNCRVRFLHAISGAFAAAVLFELSKKWFSFYIANVATFEHIYGALSVIPMLFFWIYLGWVVVLTGAEFVFCLGALKPAGSASEPFNPLRGIPEILSVLALVYAAQKKGSHMNMKKILKNLHPALPSLLKEIVDMLLQHGVIHVTAGGDLAISRDLHTLKLYDLYEIIPPGFGAMENGLMNFDGNSLHLVTIKRAVSESLRSSMDIPLVTLLEDNNQPQS; encoded by the coding sequence ATGTTGATCAAGATGAAAACAGGAGAGGAGAGATTGAAACTGCAGGATGGTGGCCATTCCGGAAGTGTCGGCTATCTGCGGGCGTTTGTTCCGTTTTTCTGGAAAAATTTCATTCATGACCGGATCTTTCTCGGTGCCGGTTCTCTGGCTTTTCAGACGCTGCTTTCCATTGTGCCTTTTCTGGCCGTCGTGCTCTCCATATTGAGCGTATTTGCCGTTTTTACTCCCTTCAAACACAATATCGAGGAGTTTCTGGTCCAGAATTTCATGCCCGGAGCAGGGGGTATTCTCAATCACTACCTGAACGATTTTATCGGCAAGACTGCGACGGTTCCTCTTCTGGGCGGATTGTTTCTTTTTATCATTGCGCTCTCCCTTATTTCAACAATCGATCATACGCTCAATGAGATCTGGGAGGTGCACTCTCCGCGAAAGATGCTCCAGGGGTTTACCCTCTACTGGACGGTACTGACGCTTGGTCCTGTGCTTATCGGCAGCAGCCTTGCGGCCGGTTCCTACGTCTGGTATACGGTATTCACCGAAGGACCGATGCTTGAGGTGAAAACCAGACTGCTCTCCTTTCTGCCCTTCATCAACTCGGTCGTTGCATTTTTTCTTCTCTATATGCTTGTGCCGAACTGCCGGGTCAGGTTTCTGCATGCCATCTCCGGCGCATTTGCTGCGGCCGTACTTTTTGAGCTGTCGAAAAAATGGTTCAGCTTCTATATCGCAAATGTTGCAACCTTCGAGCATATCTACGGGGCGTTATCGGTTATACCGATGCTCTTTTTCTGGATCTATCTCGGCTGGGTTGTCGTGCTTACCGGTGCAGAGTTTGTTTTCTGTCTCGGCGCCCTGAAACCTGCCGGAAGTGCGTCGGAACCCTTTAATCCCCTGCGGGGTATTCCGGAAATTCTCTCGGTTCTCGCTCTTGTCTATGCCGCACAGAAGAAGGGAAGCCATATGAACATGAAGAAGATTCTTAAAAACCTGCATCCGGCACTACCCTCACTCCTGAAAGAGATTGTTGATATGCTTCTGCAGCATGGCGTTATCCATGTCACAGCCGGAGGTGATCTGGCCATCAGTCGCGATCTGCATACCCTTAAATTATATGATCTCTATGAAATAATTCCTCCCGGGTTTGGTGCCATGGAAAACGGCTTGATGAATTTCGACGGTAATAGCTTACATTTAGTAACGATAAAGAGAGCTGTATCGGAGAGCCTGAGAAGCAGCATGGATATTCCGCTTGTCACCTTGTTAGAGGATAATAATCAACCGCAGTCATGA
- the dnaX gene encoding DNA polymerase III subunit gamma/tau translates to MSYQVIARKYRPSKFADITAQEHITRTIQNSLRMGRLGHGYIFSGLRGVGKTTAARVFAKAVNCQRMMEDPVYLQEVTEPCGECESCRDFDSGTSLNISEFDAASNNSVDDIRALRENVRYGPQKGKYRVYIIDEVHMLSIAAFNAFLKTLEEPPPHAIFIFATTELHKIPATIASRCQRFNFKRIPLPDIQKQLQSICDAEKITVEGDALQLIGRKAQGSMRDAQSILDQVIAFTAENDHEGSISYQSVAELLNYIDDEHMFGVTDAVLQRNHAAMLEVAQFVIRNGYDEQDFLEKLIEHLRNILVVLNLSSTRLVERPDAVRERYQRDATKFSPFSLMQMVEFLLQTQKELKFQFEYQFRFELALLKLIDIDQIVPGAGVASVQPPQLVQLQKKKPLTSL, encoded by the coding sequence ATGAGTTACCAGGTTATAGCCCGTAAGTACAGACCGAGCAAGTTTGCAGATATTACGGCGCAGGAACATATTACCCGCACCATCCAGAACTCGCTTCGTATGGGACGGCTCGGCCATGGTTATATCTTTTCGGGTTTGCGCGGTGTCGGCAAAACCACTGCCGCAAGAGTTTTTGCCAAGGCGGTCAACTGCCAGAGAATGATGGAGGATCCGGTCTATCTTCAGGAGGTGACCGAGCCCTGCGGAGAGTGCGAAAGCTGTCGTGATTTTGATTCGGGTACAAGCCTCAATATTTCGGAGTTTGATGCTGCTTCCAACAACAGTGTTGACGATATCCGCGCTCTGAGGGAGAATGTCCGCTACGGCCCCCAGAAAGGGAAGTACAGGGTCTATATCATCGATGAGGTGCATATGCTCTCCATTGCGGCATTCAATGCATTTCTGAAGACGCTTGAAGAGCCCCCGCCTCACGCCATCTTCATCTTTGCCACAACAGAGCTGCACAAGATTCCGGCAACCATTGCCTCCCGCTGTCAGCGCTTTAATTTCAAAAGGATACCGCTGCCCGATATCCAGAAGCAGCTGCAATCGATATGCGATGCTGAAAAGATAACGGTTGAAGGCGATGCGCTTCAGCTCATCGGGCGCAAGGCTCAGGGGTCGATGCGGGATGCGCAGAGCATTCTTGACCAGGTTATTGCCTTTACTGCCGAAAATGATCATGAGGGGAGTATCAGTTACCAGAGTGTGGCAGAGCTTCTGAACTATATTGACGACGAGCACATGTTTGGTGTGACCGATGCGGTTCTGCAACGCAACCATGCCGCTATGCTTGAGGTTGCGCAGTTTGTTATCCGCAACGGTTACGATGAACAGGATTTTCTTGAAAAGCTGATTGAGCATCTGCGCAACATTCTCGTTGTGCTCAATTTGTCCTCCACCCGCCTTGTTGAGCGTCCTGATGCCGTTCGAGAACGCTATCAGCGGGATGCAACCAAATTCTCACCTTTTTCGCTCATGCAGATGGTTGAGTTTCTCCTGCAGACCCAGAAAGAGCTGAAGTTTCAGTTTGAATACCAGTTCCGTTTTGAGCTGGCCCTGCTCAAGCTTATTGATATTGATCAGATAGTGCCGGGTGCAGGTGTTGCGAGTGTGCAGCCGCCGCAACTTGTGCAGCTTCAAAAAAAAAAGCCTCTGACAAGCCTCTGA
- a CDS encoding DNA polymerase III subunit gamma/tau, translated as MHKELQSSAEGQSGAPEQVASLDALRVEWRQFLDHLARKTHNFMATHLQSCELASCTPGGVLEMVCCRKFSYEELLQDRELLQRELSEFYAMPLQLRLRYDSEKDACTREKSVFTLFQELSQTNEVLRFLIREFGGELVY; from the coding sequence ATGCACAAGGAGCTCCAGAGCTCGGCAGAGGGGCAGTCCGGAGCACCTGAACAGGTTGCAAGTCTTGATGCGTTGAGGGTTGAGTGGCGTCAGTTTCTTGACCATCTGGCCCGGAAAACGCATAACTTCATGGCAACCCATCTCCAGTCATGTGAGCTTGCCTCCTGCACTCCCGGAGGAGTGCTTGAGATGGTATGCTGCCGGAAGTTCTCCTATGAAGAGCTGCTCCAGGACCGTGAGCTTCTGCAGCGCGAACTGTCGGAGTTTTATGCGATGCCTCTCCAGCTCCGTCTTCGCTATGACTCCGAGAAAGATGCCTGTACCAGGGAGAAATCGGTCTTTACCCTCTTCCAGGAGCTTTCACAGACCAATGAGGTTCTCCGCTTTCTCATCAGGGAGTTCGGAGGTGAACTGGTTTACTGA
- the aspS gene encoding aspartate--tRNA ligase, giving the protein MSKAAGRTTHALQNRFRSEYCGLLNPELEHSTVRLGGWVHRKRDHGGLIFIDLRDHTGISQLVIQPEQQDLFEAAGQLHSESVICIEGEVVLRSPSTINPKLASGEIEVVVSRISVESNAQPLPFPVADEVQTSEELRLKYRFIDLRREKIHENIIFRSRLTAAIRRYLEEREFIEIQTPILTSSSPEGARDFLVPSRLHPGKFYALPQAPQQFKQLLMVSGFPRYFQIAPCFRDEDARADRSPGEFYQLDMEMAFIEQDDLFAILEGMVEHLTRTMSEKRITEFPFPRISYKDVMNRFGTDKPDLRIPIEISDVTSLFVNSSFKVFASNTVPGTCVKALLLKGRGTESRLFYDKAEKRARELGSGGLAYIQFREEGPKGPVVKFLSEDDLATLKSHLGVETGDVVFFGAGKWEQTCRIMGGMRTYFGDLFTLDKDELSFCWIVDFPMFEYNEEAKKIDFSHNPFSMPQGEMEALESKSPLDILAYQYDIVCNGIELSSGAIRNHRPDIMHKAFEIAGYSREEVDLRFGHMIEAFKLGAPPHGGIAPGLDRLVMILRDEQNIREVIAFPMNQSAQDLMMSSPSEVTPQQLKELHLRVELPKKDETKK; this is encoded by the coding sequence ATGAGTAAAGCTGCAGGCCGAACAACGCATGCTCTTCAGAACCGGTTTCGCTCCGAATATTGCGGTTTGTTGAACCCGGAGCTTGAGCACAGCACGGTAAGACTCGGCGGATGGGTTCACAGAAAACGCGATCACGGCGGACTTATCTTTATCGATCTGCGTGATCATACCGGAATCAGCCAGCTTGTTATCCAGCCGGAGCAGCAGGATCTCTTTGAAGCTGCCGGTCAGCTCCATTCAGAGTCGGTTATCTGTATTGAGGGTGAGGTGGTTCTCCGGAGTCCCTCCACGATCAATCCAAAGCTTGCATCGGGTGAGATCGAAGTGGTTGTCAGCAGGATTTCGGTTGAGAGCAATGCCCAGCCTCTTCCTTTTCCTGTGGCCGATGAGGTGCAGACCTCAGAAGAGCTGCGCCTTAAATACCGGTTTATCGATCTTCGCCGTGAGAAGATCCACGAGAATATTATTTTCCGCAGCCGTCTTACCGCTGCGATCCGCCGTTATCTTGAGGAGAGAGAGTTTATCGAGATACAGACTCCGATTCTTACCTCAAGCTCGCCGGAAGGGGCCAGGGACTTTCTGGTTCCGAGCCGCCTCCATCCCGGTAAATTCTATGCACTGCCGCAGGCTCCCCAGCAGTTCAAGCAGCTTCTGATGGTTTCGGGCTTTCCCCGCTATTTTCAGATAGCGCCCTGCTTCAGGGATGAGGATGCCCGTGCCGACCGCAGTCCCGGAGAGTTCTATCAGCTTGATATGGAGATGGCCTTCATTGAGCAGGATGATCTCTTTGCGATTCTTGAGGGGATGGTTGAGCATCTGACCCGTACCATGTCGGAGAAACGCATTACCGAGTTTCCTTTCCCCCGCATCAGCTACAAGGATGTCATGAACCGCTTCGGAACGGACAAGCCCGATTTGAGAATTCCGATTGAAATCAGTGATGTCACCTCACTCTTTGTGAACTCCTCATTCAAGGTCTTTGCAAGCAACACTGTACCCGGCACCTGCGTCAAGGCGCTTCTGCTCAAGGGACGCGGCACCGAGTCAAGACTCTTTTACGACAAGGCCGAAAAGCGGGCCCGCGAGCTCGGTTCGGGCGGCTTGGCCTATATCCAGTTCCGCGAAGAGGGGCCGAAAGGCCCGGTTGTGAAGTTTCTCAGTGAAGATGATCTTGCAACCCTGAAATCGCATCTCGGGGTTGAAACCGGCGATGTGGTCTTTTTCGGAGCAGGGAAGTGGGAGCAGACCTGCCGGATCATGGGCGGCATGAGAACCTACTTCGGCGATCTCTTTACGCTTGACAAGGATGAGCTCTCCTTCTGCTGGATTGTGGACTTTCCGATGTTCGAGTATAATGAGGAGGCCAAAAAGATCGACTTCTCCCATAACCCCTTCTCCATGCCGCAGGGAGAGATGGAGGCGCTTGAGTCGAAGTCACCGCTCGACATTCTTGCCTACCAGTACGATATCGTCTGCAACGGCATCGAGCTCTCAAGCGGCGCAATCCGTAACCACCGCCCTGACATCATGCACAAGGCCTTCGAGATTGCCGGGTACAGCAGGGAAGAGGTTGATCTCCGTTTCGGCCACATGATCGAAGCCTTCAAGCTCGGCGCTCCTCCCCACGGTGGCATTGCTCCCGGTCTCGACCGCCTGGTGATGATTCTGCGCGACGAGCAGAACATCCGAGAGGTTATCGCCTTCCCGATGAACCAGTCGGCCCAGGATCTCATGATGTCCTCCCCGTCGGAGGTTACCCCCCAGCAGTTGAAAGAGTTGCACCTGCGGGTTGAACTGCCGAAAAAGGATGAGACGAAGAAATAA
- a CDS encoding type II toxin-antitoxin system Phd/YefM family antitoxin: MATIAVSELRSNLKKVMQRVEHGETVEVTSMGKVVAHIVPPVDTQKIARMKLKEISGTAVLHDVLSPVDEQWEAGKE; encoded by the coding sequence ATGGCGACCATTGCGGTGAGTGAGTTGCGTTCCAACCTGAAAAAAGTAATGCAACGCGTTGAACATGGTGAAACAGTTGAGGTTACCTCAATGGGCAAAGTAGTTGCCCATATTGTTCCTCCTGTAGACACGCAAAAGATTGCACGCATGAAACTGAAGGAAATTTCCGGAACGGCGGTTCTGCACGATGTTCTTTCACCGGTTGATGAACAATGGGAGGCAGGGAAGGAGTGA
- a CDS encoding type II toxin-antitoxin system VapC family toxin — MGGREGVITVDTHIILWDALQPELLSNKAKSALQKANDSDGILFCSISLWEIAMLMKKKRVEIDLSYVELIDLLKAANNYVFQEITPEIAQLSATLPASINSDPADRIISASSLVTQTPLVTADRNLRAASMLHTIW; from the coding sequence ATGGGAGGCAGGGAAGGAGTGATCACCGTTGATACGCACATCATTCTATGGGATGCCCTTCAGCCGGAATTGCTGAGCAATAAGGCAAAATCTGCCTTGCAAAAGGCAAATGATTCAGATGGGATACTTTTCTGCTCAATTTCCTTGTGGGAAATTGCTATGCTCATGAAGAAAAAGAGAGTTGAAATCGATTTATCGTACGTTGAGTTGATTGATTTGCTCAAAGCAGCAAATAACTATGTGTTCCAGGAAATCACTCCGGAAATTGCGCAGCTCTCTGCAACCCTTCCCGCATCAATCAACAGTGATCCCGCAGACAGAATCATCAGCGCATCTTCTCTTGTGACACAAACTCCGCTGGTGACCGCAGATCGTAACCTCCGGGCCGCCTCGATGCTTCATACCATCTGGTGA
- a CDS encoding addiction module antidote protein, producing MNTVTIRNFDPVNYLDNDEMIVEYLKATAEDPNPEVFLAALGDVARAKGMTEIAKKTGLGRESLYKALRPGAHPRYETVKAVLKAVGVEMTFKEVS from the coding sequence ATGAACACTGTGACAATCCGGAATTTTGACCCGGTCAACTATCTCGACAACGATGAAATGATTGTCGAATACCTCAAGGCAACAGCAGAAGATCCGAATCCGGAGGTGTTCCTTGCGGCACTGGGAGATGTTGCACGAGCAAAGGGAATGACCGAGATAGCAAAAAAAACAGGTCTTGGTCGTGAAAGCTTGTACAAGGCATTGCGTCCGGGAGCACACCCTCGCTATGAAACCGTAAAAGCTGTCCTCAAGGCGGTTGGTGTGGAGATGACATTCAAGGAGGTTTCATGA
- a CDS encoding type II toxin-antitoxin system RelE/ParE family toxin, translating into MSEIIIKATAGFERWLKALKNVQARAKIVARIKSAVKGNFGDCKPVGEGVSEMRIHGRSGYRIYFIQYGSMVYILLVGGNKGTQQQDIIRAKELAREIKKGNYEHCDNPEF; encoded by the coding sequence ATGAGCGAAATCATCATAAAAGCCACTGCCGGTTTTGAACGCTGGCTGAAGGCCTTAAAAAACGTGCAGGCTCGCGCGAAAATTGTTGCGCGAATCAAAAGTGCTGTAAAGGGGAATTTCGGTGATTGCAAGCCTGTCGGAGAGGGTGTTTCGGAAATGCGCATTCATGGCAGATCAGGATACCGAATTTATTTCATTCAGTACGGTTCGATGGTCTATATTCTTCTCGTAGGGGGAAATAAGGGAACACAACAACAAGACATTATTCGAGCGAAAGAACTTGCACGTGAAATCAAGAAAGGAAACTATGAACACTGTGACAATCCGGAATTTTGA
- a CDS encoding CopG family antitoxin: MSVYDFSGMVPMRFELKRKDTSISLRLPEELLNEVRINAKRVGIPYQRFIRLAIEMAEEG; this comes from the coding sequence CTGAGTGTGTATGATTTTTCGGGCATGGTTCCGATGCGCTTTGAATTGAAACGCAAGGACACGTCAATCAGTCTCCGTCTGCCTGAAGAGTTGCTGAACGAGGTGCGCATCAATGCAAAGCGAGTTGGCATTCCGTATCAGCGCTTCATACGGTTGGCAATTGAAATGGCAGAAGAGGGATAG
- a CDS encoding B12-binding domain-containing radical SAM protein, producing MQTIQSETVVSPLQSASDISEEVLHQLAAQQKSRKKWLLVQPISNTSMMVDSGSVSMPLNLIMVASLVGKLFDVTFIDERLGNKIPEDLSGFDVVAITSRTLNATKAYKIGDAALRQGKIVILGGVHPTMLHDEAASHCTSVVYGEIESIWTELATDVLTGKMKPIYRAKELKPMSSMIHPDFSYALSSPSAKKYSSLIPILATKGCPVGCNFCTTPTIYGKNYRYRELDLVLDEMRYHQKRLNKEKINFSFMDDNISFRPQYFMTLLEEMAKLGVHWNANISMNFLDKPEVAELAGRSGCDLLSIGFESLNPETLKSVHKGSNRLGNYETVVSNLHKNGIAIQGYFMFGFDNDTEESFQLTYDFIMKNRIEFPVFSLVTPFPGTPYFDEMKPRIRHFDWDKYDTYHYMFEPSKMSGEKLLSNFVKLQKEVYKGRSIMQRMKGKPLNWVWFVNYMMHRFTKKLSTEYYY from the coding sequence ATGCAGACCATACAATCAGAAACTGTCGTCTCTCCGCTTCAATCCGCCTCAGATATATCAGAGGAAGTTCTTCATCAGCTTGCCGCACAGCAGAAATCACGCAAAAAGTGGCTTCTTGTCCAGCCGATAAGCAACACCAGCATGATGGTGGATTCAGGATCGGTGAGCATGCCTTTAAACCTGATCATGGTTGCCTCCCTTGTCGGAAAGCTTTTTGACGTCACTTTTATTGATGAACGGCTCGGTAACAAGATCCCCGAAGACCTTTCTGGATTCGATGTTGTTGCCATCACCTCACGCACCCTGAATGCAACAAAGGCATACAAGATCGGTGACGCTGCACTGCGTCAGGGCAAGATTGTAATCCTTGGAGGGGTTCATCCCACCATGCTGCATGACGAAGCCGCCTCGCACTGCACCAGCGTGGTTTACGGCGAAATAGAGTCGATCTGGACGGAACTGGCCACCGATGTGCTTACCGGTAAAATGAAGCCTATCTACCGGGCAAAAGAGCTCAAGCCGATGAGCAGCATGATCCACCCTGATTTCAGTTACGCCCTCTCTTCACCTTCGGCAAAAAAATACAGCTCCCTGATTCCCATTTTGGCAACAAAGGGGTGCCCGGTAGGATGCAACTTCTGTACCACACCGACCATATACGGCAAGAACTACCGCTACCGCGAGCTTGATCTGGTGCTTGACGAGATGCGCTATCACCAAAAGAGACTCAACAAGGAGAAGATCAACTTCTCCTTCATGGATGATAACATCAGCTTCCGCCCGCAGTACTTCATGACGCTGCTTGAAGAGATGGCAAAGCTCGGCGTACACTGGAACGCCAACATCTCGATGAACTTCCTCGACAAACCGGAAGTCGCTGAACTTGCGGGCCGTTCAGGCTGCGATCTGTTGAGCATCGGCTTTGAGTCGCTCAACCCGGAAACCCTGAAAAGCGTCCATAAGGGTTCCAACCGCCTGGGCAACTATGAGACCGTGGTGAGCAATTTGCACAAGAACGGCATTGCCATCCAAGGCTACTTCATGTTCGGCTTTGACAACGATACCGAAGAGAGCTTCCAGCTCACCTACGACTTCATCATGAAGAACCGGATCGAGTTCCCGGTCTTTTCGCTGGTGACCCCCTTCCCCGGCACCCCCTATTTCGACGAGATGAAGCCCCGCATTCGCCACTTCGACTGGGACAAGTACGACACCTACCACTACATGTTCGAGCCAAGCAAAATGTCGGGCGAAAAGCTTCTCTCCAACTTTGTCAAGCTTCAGAAAGAGGTCTACAAAGGCCGCTCCATCATGCAGCGCATGAAAGGCAAGCCGCTCAACTGGGTCTGGTTTGTCAACTACATGATGCACCGCTTCACCAAAAAGCTCTCGACCGAGTACTACTATTGA